One genomic region from Hirundo rustica isolate bHirRus1 chromosome 5, bHirRus1.pri.v3, whole genome shotgun sequence encodes:
- the TMEM33 gene encoding transmembrane protein 33 — protein MADSTQNGPMPGGAGGGAVQFLMANKLDTAMWISRLFTVYCSALFVLPLLGLHEAASFYQRALLANALTSALRLHQRLPHFQLSRAFLAQALLEDSCHYLLYSLIFVNSYPVTMSIFPVLLFSLLHAATYTKKVLDARSSNSLPFLRNLLEKLNANQQNILKFIACNEIFLMPATVFMLFSGQGSLLQPFIYYRFLTLRYSSRRNPYCRTLFTELRIVVEHLITKPSCPVFIRRLCFSGISFISRLAPTVA, from the exons ATGGCGGACTCCACGCAGAACGGGCCCATGCcaggcggggccggcggcggggccgtg CAATTTCTGATGGCTAACAAGTTGGATACAGCAATGTGGATTTCCCGCTTGTTCACAGTTTACTGCTCAGCTTTATTTGTCCTGCCTCTTCTAGG GTTGCATGAAGCAGCAAGCTTTTATCAGCGTGCCTTGCTGGCAAATGCTCTGACCAGTGCCCTCCGACTACACCAAAGGCTACCGCACTTCCAGCTCAGCAGGGCATTTCTGGCCCAGGCTTTGCTGGAGGACAGCTGCCATTACCTGTTGTACTCCCTTATCTTTGTGAATTCCTACCCTGTTACAA TGAGTATTTTTCCGGTTctgctattttctttgcttcatgCTGCCACATACACAAAGAAGGTTCTTGAT gcACGAAGTTCAAATAGTTTGCCCTTTTTGAGAAATCTCTTAGAGAAACTGAATGCTAATCAACAGAATATTCTAAAATTCATTGCTTGCAATGAAATTTTCCTGATGCCAGCTACAGTTTTTATGCTCTTCAG TGGACAAGGGAGTCTGCTGCAGCCATTCATTTACTATAGGTTTCTTACATTACGTTACTCTTCTCGGCGAAATCCGTACTGTCG gACTCTCTTCACCGAGCTCAGGATTGTTGTTGAACACTTAATAACGAAGCCCTCGTGCCCTGTTTTTATTAGAAGACTATGCTTCAGCGGCATTTCCTTTATAAGCAGATTGGCACCAACTGTTGCGTAG